The genomic region CACGGTCCCAGTCATAGGAAAGGCCGATGGCCTTAATCTGCCTTCGGAAATTATTAATATTATTAGCTGTTGTTACAGCGGGATGAGTCCCGGTTTGAAGTGCGTATTGTTCAGCAGGAAGTCCGAACGCATCCCAACCCATGGGGTGAAGAACGTTGAACCCCTTCATCCGTTTGTAGCGGGCTACCACATCCGTTGCGGTATACCCAAGAGGATGCCCTACATGAAGTCCTTGCCCTGAGGGATAAGGAAACATGTCAAGGATGTAATACTTAGGTTTTGACTTAACCTCAACAGCCTTGAAGGTTTTGTTCCCTTCCCAGTAGCGCTGCCACTTCTGCTCTATATTATGATGATCGTAACCGCTTGCCATAACAGGCGATAGTTTATAAGAAAGTCAGAATGCAGTACAACAGTTGTATTAAGAAGAGATATACTATTTGTTATCCAGTTTGCTGGCGATATATCCAGCCAAAAGTCCCATAGCGAAAGAGGGTGCCATGACATCCAGTTTTTCAAAGTAGACGCCAAACGTTGCATTAGTTGCCAGTATGAACTTGGTGATGGGGACGGTGACAAAGCCGGCGATCATGGCAGCGATGGCCCCATTTTCAGTAAAATCTTTCCAGAAAAGAGAGAGGATAATGGTGGGGCAGAATGTGGCTGCTATGCCGGACCAGCCGAAAATGACAAACCAGAAAATGGTACGGTCAGGGGAAAGTACCGATACGGCCATGGCGATTGCCAGGGCGATAAGTGCCATAACCAGTGTAACATACCTTGAAAGAGCGGTCAGTCTCCTTCCTTCCATATTTGGATGAAAAATCTGTTGATAAAAATCTCTCGTAACGGCACTGGAAGCCACAACAAGAAGTGAATCGATGGTGGACATGACAGCCGCCAGAATAACACCTATATAAAGTCCCACAAGAGCGATAGGAAGCACTGTTTCCACCAAGATGGGAAGTACGTTCTCAGCACTTATCCCGAGAATATTTTCTGGATTGTCCCCGATCCTCGTAAAAAGTACCCTACCCAGGATACCAATGAAGACAGCTGCTGAGTCTGTAAAAAGAGTGTAAAGAAGGGCAACCACCTTTCCTTTTTCTATTTCCTGTTCATCACGGATAGCAATGAATCGAACATAGACCTGAGGTGATCCCATAAAGCCGAGTCCTATGGTGGCAAGACCTATAGCTGTAGCAACATTAATCATGTTGAAACCGCCGGGGCCCCAAATATTCAAAAGATCAGGATCTATATTGCCAAGGGCAGTAAAAATACCACCTGGAAAATCGGCAACAAAAAAAGCAACAACGGGTAGAGCAACCAGGCCAAAAAACATCAGTGATCCTTGGAACAGGTCAGACCAGGCAACTGCCAAAAACCCTCCAATAAATATATAGATAAGAACGATAGTAAAACCAAGAAGAGCCCCCACGTAATAGTTTATACCGAGGAATGTTTCAAACGTCTTTCCCGTAATATCGATTTGAGCGCTTACATAAATGATCACGAATACGGAAAGCACTGTGGCCGCCACGATCCGCAACCTGTTGGTAGTCGATTGAAACCTGCTCACAAGGTAATCAGGAATAGTGATAGCTTCATATTCGTCAGCCAGCCTTTTGAATCTTTTTGCCATGAATTGCCAAGATATAAAAACACCCAATACCTCTCCAATAACCACCCAAAAGGCGCTCACTCCCATCATGGCACCCATTCCCGTCACACCCAATATAAGCCAGCCCGACTCTCCTGTTGCCCTGGCTGAAAAAGCAGCCACCCAATGCCCAAGATTTTTTCCACCTAGGTAGAAATCCTTCAAAGAAGAGATTCTCCGGGATGCCACAATGGCGATGCCAAATAGGATCGCGAAATAGAGGATCAGAACTGTGTACTTAGCAATCATCTGTCTTTCAGCTCAAGTTTTGGGAATGAACGTTTTTGGAGGTGGATTCTGTCGGGGTGGGGAGATTTGAACTCCCGACCTCGTCGTCCCGAACGACGCGCGCTAACCGGGCTGCGCTACACCCCGAATACCTGACGGACAAATTTAGAATGACTTTACGTGGAATTGCAGTTAAAAGAGATACTTGATAGCTAAAAACCCGCCGATCAACAGAACAGTAAAGACAACGGAAAGTAAATTAAAATATTTTTCTATAAACCCCTTAATGGAGTCGCCAAAAAAGTAAATAAGTGTAGCCACAGCAAAAAACCTAAACGTCCGTCCAATGGCTGAAGCAACAAAGAATTCCATAAAATCAGCCGAGACGGCGCCAGCTGTGATAGTAAAGACTTTATATGGTATGGGAGTCAGGGCTGCTGCCAGTACAGCAAAAAAGTTATAATGACGAAATGTCTCGCTAAGAGAGTTAAACTGACTCTCGTATCCGTAGAAATGTATAATGGGCCAACCCATCATTTCCATGAACTGAGAACCGATGATGTAACCTCCCACTCCACCCATTACTGAAAAAAGACTTGCGTAAGATGCATACTCAAAAGATCGTCCCGGAATAGCGACAGCCATAGCGATGAGGAGAATATCAACAGGAATGGGGAAGAATGATGATTCGGCAAAGGCCAGCGCCATTAGTGCAGGAATAGCGTAGGACGTTTCCGCCCAATGGAGGACCCAGTTATAAAGTTTTCTCAGCCAGCCAAACATGCTACCAGAGATAACATTTGAAATACATGGCGGCGAATTTAAGTGTGTCTCGGATGTTTCTCATGGCAGATTTCTCCAACCCGTAAACTGTAGGGATTTTGACATGATCTATAGAGTATCCTGACATGGATGCTTTAATTAACAGTTCACTCTCAAACTGAAATCCATTTTGATGGAATTCTACTTCTTCGAAAAGCGATAGTGGAATAAGGCGAAATCCACATTGTGAGTCTCGAAGACACCTGTTTGTCCTGATAGATAACAGAAGAGATGTGAACCGGTTAGAGAAAACTCTGGAGAGTGGCATGGATTTCAGATCAGTCCGGTGGCCAGTAAGAATCACCCCTTCTCTCTTTTTTTCCATAAACTCCCGGATTGCGGATGGAGGGTGTTGCTGATCGGCATCAAGTGTCAGGATCCAATGGAAATTGTTCTCAATTGCCCATTTGGCCCCAGATCTGATTGCCGCTCCTTTCCCGAGATTGGTTGAGTGACTGATATGAGGAATCCCATTATCGTTTAGAATTTGGGCCGTGGCGTCAAAGCTACCATCATCAATAAAAAGAAGCTGTTGAATATTTGTTTCATTAAGAGCGGTGTGAAGTTTGAAAATGGACCGTTCTCCATTGAATACGGGAACCACAACAAGAATGCGTGAATCAGACAATGAAAATGCCCGAAGCGATCCTTACCGGGCGTAGTCTTTAATGGACTTGGCGATGGATGTGGAAATCTTTTTTGCGGCCCTGTTGATCATTTCACCCTCAATGGGTACCCGTTGTTCACCTTTTTTAGCCAATTCTCGGGTGCTATATGAAATTGCTCTATCATCACCTGAATATGTGGCCCATGATACATTGGAACTTGAGAACTCTTCGAAGGAATCACTCTTCAAAATTCGTGCCGTTTCTACGTCCACAATGTTGTAAGAACCGCGAATCCGGGCGCTGGTTGTTCGCTTAAAAACAATTACCTTGGCCTCAACCTCACCATAAATTTTTCTCACTTTTTCTTTCCCTTCATCATCAACATATTTTTCACGACGAATGACAACTCTTTTCTTTTCATTGCGCACATTCCGAGTTGTCTGTTCAGGGGAAACGATAATCTGAGTGATCTTTCCGGACAGGATCTCATTTACACCCAGTATTTTCCCTACCTCTACTGCCATGGATTCATCGATAATGCCGCTCTGTGAAAGTGCCTGTTCCTGCATTACCTGTTGCAGTCGTTCTCTAGAAACCAGCTCCAGAAATTCTGTGGCAGAATCGTCGCGGAGAATATAACTGATCACATCGTCCATAATCACTTCAGAGACAGGGCTGTATTTCCGCCATGTCTCTGTTTTATCTTCAAAAGGCATTATGGCCATTCGTAGGATAGCCGCCAGCCGCATCTTTTCGTATTTTTCAGATGCGTCTCTGTATTCCGAAACAAAGCCCAGTGCCATCTTGAACTCTTTTGCCGCCTGTTTCTTTATTTTGAGATCGTCACTTGAGGATAGAGTCACTCCTTCTTCGTAATGAGTTTCGGCAGCCATCTGTTTAGCGGTATCTATTTGAGAAGAATAATCAGTCGTCTCAATCTCAATTAATTCTCCTGTTGCCTTTAGTCTGAGGGATGGGAGCTGCTCAATAGTCTGGTTAAGCCTGATAAGATCGTTGTATTCTGACACGATCTTGTCCCATCGGAATTTTTCTGTACTGGAGGAAAGGTTTTTCAGATGCGACTCATGTTCAATGACAGCAGCTTTGAAGGAATCCTGTATCAGGAATTGCGCCGCATCATAGGTTGGATTAATTCTTAGAGCATAGGCACAATCATAAACCGCCTGGTCGTAGTTGCCACTTTGGTAAGCCTTCCGTGCCTGTTTTTCAAGGCGTCCGTAGGCTGTGAATGCGGAACATCCAGCCAGCCATAAGGAAAAGACGAAAATAACAATCAGTTTAACCAATTTCATTCTTTTTTCAAATGAAGGGGGTAAACCTCAGGGCGGCGATCTCGAAAAAACAGTTTCCTGGCATGGGATGAAGACACTTGATTGAGATCAATGTCAGCCATAAGAATGTGATCTTCACCGGCAGGAGATTGCGCAATCACCTCCCCAGCCGGATTCGTGACGAATGATTCACCAGAAAATTCCATTTTGTCCTCAATACCAACCCGGTTGGAAAGTGCGCAAAAATAGCCGTTCTGGAAAGAGGAGACTCTTAGTTCTGCCTCAAACAGTCCATTAGGCCACTCTCCCACCGTACCCGCCTGCGGGATGACAACCAGCTCGGCCCCGTCCACTGCCAGGGATCTCATGAATTCCGGGTAGTGACGGTCATAACAAATGGCAACACCTACCCTACCAGCAGCAGTGTCATAAACAGGGGCACCACGATCTCCTGGAGCATAATAGTCCTTCTCAAAAAAGCAGTCATAATCAGCAATGTGAACCATTCTTGTGGTTCCGAGAAGAGTGCCGTCAGCATCAATAACTGGTGATGAATCATAAGTCTTGC from Candidatus Neomarinimicrobiota bacterium harbors:
- a CDS encoding DedA family protein, coding for MFGWLRKLYNWVLHWAETSYAIPALMALAFAESSFFPIPVDILLIAMAVAIPGRSFEYASYASLFSVMGGVGGYIIGSQFMEMMGWPIIHFYGYESQFNSLSETFRHYNFFAVLAAALTPIPYKVFTITAGAVSADFMEFFVASAIGRTFRFFAVATLIYFFGDSIKGFIEKYFNLLSVVFTVLLIGGFLAIKYLF
- a CDS encoding carbon-nitrogen hydrolase family protein; its protein translation is MIIAIIQQHASRDNEDNLNRGLIAIDKASEQGAELAVFAELAFTRFFPQNHASGSVAHLSEKVPGPTTEAFMEKAKKHGMVIVINLFEEADGKTYDSSPVIDADGTLLGTTRMVHIADYDCFFEKDYYAPGDRGAPVYDTAAGRVGVAICYDRHYPEFMRSLAVDGAELVVIPQAGTVGEWPNGLFEAELRVSSFQNGYFCALSNRVGIEDKMEFSGESFVTNPAGEVIAQSPAGEDHILMADIDLNQVSSSHARKLFFRDRRPEVYPLHLKKE
- a CDS encoding sodium/proline symporter encodes the protein MIAKYTVLILYFAILFGIAIVASRRISSLKDFYLGGKNLGHWVAAFSARATGESGWLILGVTGMGAMMGVSAFWVVIGEVLGVFISWQFMAKRFKRLADEYEAITIPDYLVSRFQSTTNRLRIVAATVLSVFVIIYVSAQIDITGKTFETFLGINYYVGALLGFTIVLIYIFIGGFLAVAWSDLFQGSLMFFGLVALPVVAFFVADFPGGIFTALGNIDPDLLNIWGPGGFNMINVATAIGLATIGLGFMGSPQVYVRFIAIRDEQEIEKGKVVALLYTLFTDSAAVFIGILGRVLFTRIGDNPENILGISAENVLPILVETVLPIALVGLYIGVILAAVMSTIDSLLVVASSAVTRDFYQQIFHPNMEGRRLTALSRYVTLVMALIALAIAMAVSVLSPDRTIFWFVIFGWSGIAATFCPTIILSLFWKDFTENGAIAAMIAGFVTVPITKFILATNATFGVYFEKLDVMAPSFAMGLLAGYIASKLDNK
- a CDS encoding glycosyltransferase family 2 protein; protein product: MSDSRILVVVPVFNGERSIFKLHTALNETNIQQLLFIDDGSFDATAQILNDNGIPHISHSTNLGKGAAIRSGAKWAIENNFHWILTLDADQQHPPSAIREFMEKKREGVILTGHRTDLKSMPLSRVFSNRFTSLLLSIRTNRCLRDSQCGFRLIPLSLFEEVEFHQNGFQFESELLIKASMSGYSIDHVKIPTVYGLEKSAMRNIRDTLKFAAMYFKCYLW